CAGAGGGCGTTGGAGGCAACATGGTTGATAATTATACTACGTAACATTTCTATCACACTTTGTGTGTGTACAACACCTTCAAATGTATTATTGCAAACCTCGCAGAAGTCCACTAGCAGGCAAGGGTTTGTCTACTTTTTTAAACATGGGTTGAATCTAAAAATGCAATTCCTGACATCTGGTCCCATACAAGATTTTATCCAGCacaccacactagctctctaCAGCCTGGCTGGAAAAGTTGGAAACCAACAtaagcatggttgtgtgaacccaggccaAAGATTATCATCCATCTTGGCTTGTGTCCCAATAAGAATCTGAGATTTCCGCCTTTGTGCGGGTTCACATGGAGACACTAAAGCTGGTCACAGACTCCAAAGCTAGATTCAAACGAATGTGGGCACCAGGCCTACCCAAGGCCGTACTGACTTGAGCCCTGGCCTAACATTTGCATGCAAGGGATAACTCCATCCTGCCCTTCTGCTTTGTCCCCGTCCCGCAGAGCTGCGCCGCCGTATCGGTTCCGACGCTCCCTTGCCGGAGCCAGACACACCAGATGAGCTGGGCACCTTCCGGGCGCGCTCACGCTCCGCTCCCCCTAACCTGTGGGCTGCCCAGCGTTACGGGCGGGAGCTGCGCAGGATGAGCGATGAATTCCACGGAGCACTGCAggtgaggctggtggtggtggggcgcaTGAGGATGGGGGTGCAGCTCAGCCGCGGAgcatgagcatctgctttgcacgcagaaggtcccgggtttgATTCCGGGCAGcaaatccaggtagggctggtggggaaccccctgcctggaacctggagagccactcccagtcagaatagacaatactgagctagaaggaccaagggtctgattctgtataaagcagcttcctacgtccctaagcaaataaataaaaagaagcagCTAGGATTCCGCAGCTCAGAAGGCAGAGGGGGTGGGAAATGCGACATCTTTCTAGCGTCTCCTCTCTCTTGCAGAAGCTGCCACGGCCCAAAAGTGCAGGGGCCGCTTCCCAAATGTACCGGACCACAGGTTGGAAGGAAACCCTGCAGTCGTGGTGGTCCCGAGGTCCCCCTAGCAACGAGCCCCCCAGGGGGCCTCCGTGACGTCGCCccactgctgcctgttacgaGAAGGAAAGGCAGCGGTGATGGGGAACTCAGCCTGCAGGGCCCACATGGCACATCCTCCTTTGTGGTGTCCCAgagtattggggtggggggagaatcccCAAACACCCCGCCCCCTTAGAAGATTTTGCCCCACA
The Hemicordylus capensis ecotype Gifberg chromosome 14, rHemCap1.1.pri, whole genome shotgun sequence genome window above contains:
- the BAD gene encoding bcl2-associated agonist of cell death, which produces MFKIAEYYDEETFPAEEKEPPEQKLTWKADPEGAKEPGSPASPGHQELRRRIGSDAPLPEPDTPDELGTFRARSRSAPPNLWAAQRYGRELRRMSDEFHGALQKLPRPKSAGAASQMYRTTGWKETLQSWWSRGPPSNEPPRGPP